From one Methanorbis furvi genomic stretch:
- a CDS encoding DUF2180 family protein → MKCYVCEQLGVDREATGICIVCGMGLCTEHMIRADVSVWEGGYPFPAKKLKKPIPRILCPECHNALNG, encoded by the coding sequence ATGAAATGCTATGTGTGTGAACAGCTGGGTGTCGATCGCGAAGCGACCGGTATCTGTATTGTTTGTGGAATGGGGCTATGCACTGAGCACATGATTCGTGCTGATGTGTCTGTATGGGAAGGGGGATACCCCTTCCCGGCGAAGAAGCTGAAGAAGCCTATTCCGCGGATTCTTTGTCCTGAATGCCACAATGCACTGAACGGGTGA
- the feoB gene encoding ferrous iron transport protein B — MTPRAVLIGNPSVGKSLIFNHLTGLGVEVSNYPGTTVGVMQGTVHYGDGEFNLVDLPGIYSLAGYSVEEEMVREYLLTEEISLLIAVLDAKHLERNLYLLLQVAEMKKPLLVILNMMDDAEAAGKIIDAEALGQKLGVPVIPSVATNGKNLDEIAKAVLKGDVPASSVVIPYDHHIEAAIHSLQKYYGISQPEALWALENLNVRTITPEIHENALIISGEIESRHMMSPEQIVAANRHNLAKQIAASVTKDAPPRRRRDLDELLTRGFPGLPILIIIMVSILLIVFTLGGILEEIIVTLMTTYIADPFHALNLDPLVDTVGGAVILALMSGLGIAFPYVFLFYLFISVLEDTGYLTRAAFLADRSMHKLGLHGQGLIPMVLSFGCSVPAIMSTRLLPTKREQFIASVLVTMLPCSARTVVISGIVASFIGFGAAFSIYVIVFILVFVVGCILSRVTPGEQFGMILEMAQLRKPVASHVLRKSWTRVREFIYIAMPLLLVSSIFLGLFEYYGLVQMFEEFINPFSTAVLGLPGFAFTALMFGILRKEMAFETLAVMGGTTDLTSILSTSQLYIFALVCALFIPCISTIAVLMREIGGRRALMITVFTLCLGLGVGALAKLILIG, encoded by the coding sequence ATGACCCCCCGCGCTGTACTGATCGGTAACCCGAGCGTGGGAAAATCCCTCATCTTCAATCATCTCACCGGTCTTGGCGTAGAGGTCAGCAACTATCCGGGAACCACTGTCGGCGTCATGCAGGGAACAGTACACTATGGCGACGGTGAGTTCAATCTCGTCGACCTCCCGGGCATCTACTCCCTTGCTGGCTACTCGGTCGAAGAGGAGATGGTACGCGAGTACCTGCTCACTGAAGAGATCAGTCTTTTAATTGCAGTCCTTGACGCAAAACATCTTGAACGAAATCTGTATCTCCTGCTTCAGGTAGCTGAGATGAAAAAGCCGCTGCTGGTCATCCTCAACATGATGGACGACGCAGAAGCTGCCGGTAAAATCATCGACGCAGAAGCTCTGGGACAAAAGCTCGGCGTACCGGTCATCCCGTCGGTCGCAACCAACGGAAAAAATCTTGACGAAATTGCAAAAGCTGTTCTCAAAGGAGATGTCCCTGCCTCATCAGTTGTTATCCCCTATGATCATCACATCGAGGCAGCGATTCACAGCCTGCAAAAGTATTACGGAATCAGCCAGCCTGAAGCGCTGTGGGCACTGGAAAATCTCAATGTCAGGACGATCACACCGGAGATTCATGAAAATGCTCTCATCATCTCTGGAGAGATTGAGAGCCGGCATATGATGTCGCCGGAACAGATAGTTGCGGCAAACCGTCACAATCTTGCAAAACAGATAGCGGCATCCGTTACCAAAGATGCTCCGCCACGCAGACGCCGCGATCTGGATGAGCTTTTAACCCGCGGTTTTCCGGGACTGCCGATTCTTATCATCATCATGGTCTCAATCCTATTAATCGTCTTCACGCTCGGAGGCATTCTGGAAGAGATCATCGTCACGCTGATGACAACCTACATCGCCGATCCTTTTCATGCGCTGAATCTGGATCCGCTTGTGGACACGGTTGGCGGCGCAGTTATCCTTGCGCTGATGTCGGGTCTCGGCATTGCGTTTCCGTACGTTTTCCTTTTCTATCTGTTCATCTCAGTGCTGGAGGACACCGGCTATCTGACGCGGGCGGCATTTCTTGCTGATCGCTCGATGCATAAACTTGGTCTGCACGGTCAGGGACTTATTCCGATGGTGCTCTCGTTTGGATGCAGTGTTCCAGCAATTATGAGTACACGTCTGCTTCCAACAAAACGGGAACAGTTCATCGCATCCGTCCTTGTGACTATGCTTCCGTGTTCGGCCCGGACTGTGGTCATCTCAGGAATTGTCGCGTCGTTCATTGGTTTTGGCGCGGCGTTTTCGATTTATGTTATTGTGTTTATATTAGTGTTCGTTGTGGGATGCATTCTTTCCCGGGTCACGCCCGGCGAACAGTTCGGTATGATTTTAGAGATGGCTCAGCTGCGAAAGCCTGTCGCTTCGCACGTACTCCGCAAATCATGGACACGGGTCCGCGAGTTCATCTACATCGCAATGCCGCTGCTGTTGGTGAGCAGTATTTTCCTCGGACTGTTTGAGTATTACGGACTTGTGCAGATGTTTGAGGAGTTCATCAATCCCTTCTCAACAGCAGTCCTCGGACTGCCGGGCTTTGCGTTCACGGCACTGATGTTTGGTATTCTCCGCAAAGAGATGGCATTTGAGACGCTGGCGGTTATGGGGGGAACAACGGATCTGACCTCGATTCTTTCCACCAGCCAGCTCTACATCTTTGCCCTGGTCTGTGCCCTGTTCATCCCTTGCATCTCAACGATCGCAGTTCTTATGCGGGAGATAGGTGGCCGCCGTGCTCTGATGATCACGGTTTTCACGCTCTGTCTCGGACTCGGGGTCGGGGCTTTGGCGAAACTGATTCTGATTGGGTGA
- a CDS encoding ABC transporter permease, with product MKWYFKLILPALFVLGWEIAAILINNAYILPRVENVLAVFATPFADLFGSGSLVDNSLISIYRVSLGFIIACIIAVPLGILLGRYKLLEEFSDGMIQILRPIPPMAWVPLSLAWFGIGLGSIEFIIVIGCIFPILVNTIEGVKRVRKSWVETARIYQASEVQVLTKVIVPAAGPAIWSGLRVGFGIAWMSVVAAEMLPGTVSGLGYMIMYTYNWGQVQIVIAGMIAIGIIGIVMDQFFQYVQRKKFGWEALDK from the coding sequence ATGAAATGGTACTTTAAGCTGATACTCCCTGCATTATTTGTTCTTGGCTGGGAGATCGCGGCAATTCTGATAAATAATGCCTATATTTTGCCGCGGGTGGAAAACGTTCTGGCAGTTTTTGCTACACCTTTTGCTGATCTTTTCGGCTCCGGCAGTCTGGTAGATAATTCGCTGATTAGTATTTACCGGGTATCGTTAGGATTCATTATCGCGTGTATCATTGCTGTTCCGTTGGGAATTCTTCTCGGGCGCTACAAACTGCTGGAAGAGTTTTCAGATGGAATGATTCAGATCCTCCGGCCAATCCCTCCGATGGCGTGGGTACCACTGTCCCTTGCATGGTTTGGCATTGGTCTTGGATCTATTGAGTTTATTATCGTTATCGGATGTATTTTCCCGATTCTGGTCAATACCATCGAAGGTGTTAAGCGTGTCAGAAAGAGTTGGGTCGAGACCGCCCGCATTTATCAGGCAAGTGAAGTCCAGGTCCTGACCAAAGTTATCGTGCCTGCGGCAGGCCCTGCCATCTGGAGCGGTCTTCGGGTTGGCTTTGGCATCGCCTGGATGAGCGTAGTTGCAGCTGAGATGCTGCCCGGAACGGTATCCGGTCTTGGTTATATGATCATGTACACCTACAACTGGGGTCAGGTTCAGATCGTGATTGCCGGTATGATCGCAATTGGTATCATCGGTATTGTGATGGATCAGTTTTTCCAGTATGTGCAGAGGAAAAAGTTCGGCTGGGAGGCGCTTGACAAATGA
- a CDS encoding 50S ribosomal protein L16, which produces MVRKPARMYRNLAKKAYCRREYMGGVPGVKVVQFDMGNLSAEFPVAIHLEALEACQIRHTAMEAARINMNRRLMKDVGRSNFHLKIRPYPHHVLREHKQATGAGADRVSEGMRLAFGKAVGTAARVSPRQRIFTVWTSEQYIDQAKDALLHSGYKLPTPTRIIVEN; this is translated from the coding sequence ATGGTAAGAAAACCAGCAAGAATGTACCGCAACCTTGCCAAGAAGGCATACTGCCGCCGTGAATACATGGGTGGTGTGCCGGGCGTAAAGGTTGTACAGTTTGATATGGGTAACCTTTCAGCCGAATTCCCGGTTGCAATTCACCTTGAAGCACTTGAGGCATGCCAGATCCGCCACACAGCAATGGAAGCGGCACGTATCAACATGAACAGACGCCTGATGAAGGATGTCGGAAGAAGCAACTTCCACCTGAAAATCCGCCCCTACCCGCACCACGTTCTCCGTGAACACAAGCAGGCAACCGGCGCAGGTGCAGACCGTGTGTCTGAGGGTATGCGTCTTGCATTCGGTAAGGCTGTTGGAACTGCAGCACGTGTTTCACCAAGACAGCGCATCTTTACTGTCTGGACCAGCGAGCAGTACATTGATCAGGCAAAGGACGCACTTCTGCACAGCGGATACAAGCTGCCCACGCCAACCCGCATTATTGTTGAGAACTAA
- the dph5 gene encoding diphthine synthase, translating into MLTFIGLGLCDEYDVSVRGLEAIRKADAVFLEVYTSVLTGTTFERMEEYYGKKIIPLYREDVELHPEPILDAAAAGEAVFLTAGDSMVATTHADIRIRAAERGIATRIIHGSSITTAVCGLSGLQNYRFGKSVSVPFPHGKWFPMTPIEVITENLSHNLHTLVFLDIQKDKERYMKISEAVDLLEEQASRTGAKIPLYIGIARAGSKNPAVHAGNADEMRNFDFGSPLHVLIVPGTLHDIELEYLRRFAGLC; encoded by the coding sequence ATGCTGACATTCATCGGACTCGGACTCTGCGACGAATATGACGTCTCCGTACGGGGACTGGAAGCAATCCGCAAAGCCGACGCGGTATTTCTGGAAGTGTACACCTCGGTATTAACCGGCACCACCTTTGAGCGGATGGAAGAGTATTACGGAAAAAAGATCATACCCCTCTACCGCGAGGACGTCGAACTTCATCCTGAACCAATTCTTGACGCGGCCGCCGCTGGTGAAGCTGTTTTTCTCACCGCAGGAGACTCCATGGTCGCAACAACCCATGCAGACATCCGCATCCGTGCTGCCGAGCGGGGAATTGCCACGCGAATCATTCACGGCTCATCCATCACCACCGCGGTCTGCGGGCTCTCGGGCCTGCAGAACTACCGGTTCGGAAAATCCGTCTCGGTACCGTTTCCACACGGCAAATGGTTTCCCATGACGCCAATTGAAGTCATCACCGAAAACCTCTCCCACAACCTCCACACCCTTGTCTTTCTGGACATCCAGAAGGACAAAGAGCGGTACATGAAAATTTCAGAAGCAGTTGACCTTCTTGAAGAACAGGCATCACGAACTGGTGCAAAAATTCCGCTCTACATAGGTATCGCCAGAGCAGGCTCAAAAAACCCTGCCGTTCACGCGGGAAACGCAGACGAGATGCGAAACTTTGACTTCGGCAGTCCGCTGCATGTCCTCATCGTTCCCGGAACCCTGCATGACATCGAACTCGAATATCTCCGGAGGTTTGCAGGGCTGTGCTGA
- a CDS encoding metal-dependent transcriptional regulator, with translation MTSVLSEDILEEILNTKQNEVQLQALKFPNYTKTEITKALQTLRDQGLIHLGETTVSLTEKGAEKAALVARKHAVLETFLTDVLGKQPQEASREACILEHNISSETIERLDSFLDQRKPEQAAPAKTAEYTNHNKLTRKNPIVPLAECPEGSLLHVAMIRCFAKHSRLVDLGVIPGELITLRRKLINNAVVITVKGCDIALSPEVSANIMVERCENP, from the coding sequence ATGACCTCGGTACTCTCTGAAGACATTCTTGAAGAAATACTCAATACCAAACAGAACGAAGTGCAGCTTCAGGCACTCAAGTTCCCCAATTACACAAAAACCGAGATCACAAAAGCCCTGCAGACCCTTCGCGACCAAGGCCTCATACACCTCGGCGAAACAACCGTCAGCCTCACCGAAAAGGGAGCGGAAAAAGCCGCGCTGGTCGCCAGAAAACATGCGGTCCTTGAAACATTCCTGACCGATGTCTTGGGAAAACAGCCGCAGGAAGCATCCCGCGAAGCATGTATCCTTGAACACAACATCTCCTCAGAAACCATCGAACGGCTTGACAGTTTCCTTGACCAGAGAAAACCAGAACAGGCAGCTCCTGCAAAAACCGCCGAGTACACCAACCATAACAAACTCACCCGCAAAAATCCGATCGTCCCTCTTGCTGAGTGTCCAGAAGGATCCCTCCTGCACGTGGCAATGATTCGCTGCTTTGCCAAGCACAGCCGGCTTGTCGATCTCGGCGTAATCCCGGGTGAGCTTATCACCCTTCGGAGAAAACTCATCAACAACGCAGTGGTCATCACCGTCAAAGGCTGCGACATCGCACTTAGTCCGGAGGTATCAGCCAACATCATGGTGGAGCGGTGCGAAAATCCATGA
- a CDS encoding FumA C-terminus/TtdB family hydratase beta subunit, translating into MIHLTTPLGAEVLDLKAGDRVLLSGTIYTARDEAHLKIREDGFPFDPNGAVIYHCGPVVDTEKNVIVAAGPTTSARMNSLTRPMIDAGVRALIGKGGMSAEAREALSGRAVYFAFTGGCAALAASCMELAACHYPELGMAEAVWEIRIKDMPLVVGIDAHGGDLFDDVAKSAAERYRQLHWEK; encoded by the coding sequence GTGATTCACCTGACGACTCCGCTGGGTGCGGAGGTCCTGGACTTGAAGGCAGGAGACCGCGTACTGCTATCCGGCACCATCTACACGGCACGTGACGAGGCGCATCTGAAGATCCGTGAAGATGGTTTTCCGTTCGATCCGAACGGGGCGGTCATCTACCACTGCGGTCCGGTCGTGGACACGGAAAAGAACGTGATTGTTGCAGCAGGCCCGACAACATCCGCACGAATGAACTCGCTGACCAGACCAATGATTGATGCAGGAGTGCGGGCGCTGATCGGAAAAGGCGGGATGTCTGCTGAGGCACGCGAGGCGCTCTCAGGCAGAGCTGTCTACTTTGCATTCACGGGAGGCTGTGCCGCACTCGCGGCGTCTTGTATGGAGCTTGCTGCCTGCCATTATCCTGAGCTCGGCATGGCAGAGGCGGTCTGGGAGATTCGCATAAAGGACATGCCGCTTGTGGTGGGCATCGATGCGCACGGCGGCGATCTGTTCGATGATGTTGCGAAGTCTGCGGCTGAACGATACCGACAGCTGCACTGGGAAAAATAA
- a CDS encoding MIP/aquaporin family protein: MELVKRSIAELVGTMLLVFIGCGTVSVLLMLAAGTPTATPFDIGIGALGGMGDWLAVGVAFGIAVAVVIYTLGRVSGAHINPAVSIALWSIKKFPTKDTVAYIIAQCIGAAIGSALFLFIAGPDALAIGGLGATAPFPGISIWQVLVAEIIGTFVLMLAIMGVAVDQRATPGFAGLVIGMAVAGVIIAIGNISGGSLNPARTFGPDLIATIMGGSTALVTTFPVYVVGPIVGAVLAAFFYKYVAGLDDN; encoded by the coding sequence ATGGAACTTGTGAAAAGAAGTATTGCCGAACTGGTGGGGACGATGCTCCTTGTCTTTATCGGCTGCGGTACGGTCTCTGTCCTGCTGATGCTTGCAGCAGGAACGCCGACAGCTACACCGTTTGACATCGGTATCGGTGCGCTCGGCGGTATGGGAGACTGGCTTGCGGTCGGTGTGGCATTTGGTATTGCTGTAGCGGTTGTTATCTACACGCTCGGCAGAGTATCTGGTGCCCACATCAATCCGGCAGTCAGTATTGCTCTTTGGTCGATCAAAAAGTTCCCGACCAAGGACACAGTTGCCTACATCATTGCCCAGTGTATTGGTGCAGCGATCGGTTCAGCCCTGTTCCTGTTTATCGCAGGTCCTGACGCTCTTGCTATCGGCGGGCTTGGTGCAACTGCACCATTCCCGGGAATCAGCATCTGGCAGGTACTGGTTGCAGAGATTATCGGAACATTTGTTCTGATGCTGGCAATCATGGGCGTTGCTGTTGACCAGCGTGCGACTCCTGGGTTTGCAGGACTCGTGATCGGTATGGCGGTTGCCGGTGTTATCATCGCAATCGGAAATATTTCCGGCGGTTCGCTTAACCCGGCCCGTACGTTTGGTCCAGATCTTATCGCTACGATTATGGGTGGATCAACTGCACTGGTCACGACGTTCCCGGTCTATGTTGTTGGCCCTATTGTCGGTGCAGTCCTTGCAGCATTCTTCTACAAGTATGTCGCAGGACTTGACGACAACTAA
- a CDS encoding fumarate hydratase, producing MNSLLFERLASAVAEATRDAEIFLPSDVEAALKNAAEAETSPVARGELANILENLNKAKSLSVPICQDTGIPVVYLTVPPTVPVTKELYDAVAEGIRRATVSVPLRPNAVDPISRHNSGDNTGAGLPPIHILPGDTLRVTVLPKGAGSENMSQIKMMLPSQTAEIPKFVVDVVMAAGARPCPPIVVGVGIGGTFDGAAALAKEALLERIDVMDAYEQELCDAINTLGIGPMGLGGDTTALAVKVKRGFCHTASLPVAVNIQCWCCRRGIREVEL from the coding sequence ATGAATTCTCTGTTGTTTGAACGCCTTGCCTCAGCGGTTGCGGAGGCTACACGCGATGCGGAGATTTTTCTTCCCTCAGACGTTGAGGCTGCACTGAAAAATGCAGCTGAGGCGGAGACGAGTCCGGTTGCCCGCGGCGAGCTTGCGAATATTCTGGAGAATCTCAATAAAGCAAAAAGCCTCTCGGTCCCCATCTGCCAGGACACAGGAATTCCGGTGGTGTACCTGACCGTGCCGCCAACAGTTCCGGTAACAAAGGAGCTCTATGACGCAGTTGCCGAAGGAATTCGGAGAGCAACAGTATCGGTGCCGCTCCGGCCAAATGCGGTGGACCCGATTTCTCGGCACAACAGCGGGGACAATACGGGCGCAGGACTGCCGCCGATACACATCCTGCCAGGGGACACACTGCGGGTGACGGTGCTGCCGAAGGGAGCTGGCTCAGAGAATATGTCGCAGATCAAAATGATGCTGCCCTCGCAGACCGCGGAGATTCCGAAGTTCGTGGTGGATGTGGTCATGGCGGCAGGTGCAAGACCCTGTCCGCCGATTGTGGTCGGGGTTGGTATTGGCGGAACATTCGACGGAGCGGCAGCGCTTGCCAAAGAGGCACTGCTTGAACGAATTGATGTGATGGATGCATATGAACAGGAGCTCTGCGATGCGATCAATACGCTCGGCATCGGCCCGATGGGACTTGGCGGCGACACGACGGCACTCGCGGTGAAGGTGAAGCGCGGATTCTGCCACACGGCATCACTGCCGGTCGCGGTAAACATTCAGTGCTGGTGCTGCCGGCGCGGCATTCGGGAGGTGGAGTTGTGA
- a CDS encoding DUF2193 domain-containing protein has product MSDIYKKMVEEALAAQYADVNVLKQKRGTKFTLADAKPYVDAVKKMTVADGQSAAVINLHKGSVKTHFEVLSNLTGYVRPEDDPFVEHYQTPVILEILCDQDKQFAKSMETFADCIKKNESIVGREAARCYAGFYGPSCVVDFALMPGSTSNVVNQILQKTDIPTDHKQAILAAKSWGMNTSYGIGDLFAKRIEAGDTLAEASDKEVKQLQALYQHPVAAQVELMNSSGMSSFDPKKYMDNYRKGIETCVKAAIDDGVHYGNIATIPAYCVGDISHHISQSTYNMCKDDVVMATIEAVTGVIDKTLHAALPDIKSGYQLLDVATGASAVAAEYLLEMDGFNAPMIVDLLTKRYHNLVMIRPTRGAAAELHNCDFMDMIYRGWKILDKAQRVKNGSGKPLAARSGGMLIDLSPIHENEVLMNPQRYAYPACAITVRASALMRIADYPCLLTSEPITATMMTNIIALDKGTPAAPARACKSCATACLVGSRHQYCQYREAV; this is encoded by the coding sequence ATGTCTGATATCTACAAAAAAATGGTCGAAGAAGCGCTTGCTGCGCAGTATGCAGACGTCAATGTCCTCAAACAGAAGAGAGGGACGAAGTTCACCCTCGCTGATGCAAAACCCTATGTTGATGCAGTCAAAAAAATGACCGTCGCTGACGGCCAGAGTGCCGCAGTCATCAACCTCCACAAAGGATCAGTAAAAACCCACTTTGAAGTCCTATCAAATCTCACCGGTTACGTCAGACCGGAGGATGACCCGTTCGTCGAGCATTACCAGACGCCGGTTATTCTCGAAATCCTTTGCGACCAGGACAAACAGTTCGCAAAGAGCATGGAAACCTTTGCAGACTGTATCAAGAAAAATGAAAGCATCGTCGGACGCGAGGCAGCACGTTGTTACGCAGGATTCTATGGACCCAGCTGTGTCGTTGACTTTGCCCTGATGCCGGGATCCACCAGTAATGTGGTCAACCAGATTCTGCAAAAGACCGACATCCCAACGGATCACAAACAGGCAATTCTCGCCGCAAAATCATGGGGTATGAACACCTCGTACGGTATCGGCGACCTGTTCGCAAAGCGCATTGAAGCAGGCGACACCCTTGCCGAGGCCTCGGACAAAGAGGTAAAACAGCTGCAGGCACTCTACCAACATCCGGTCGCAGCACAGGTTGAGCTGATGAACAGCTCAGGAATGTCCTCCTTTGATCCAAAGAAATATATGGACAACTACCGCAAAGGAATAGAGACCTGTGTCAAGGCTGCAATTGATGACGGCGTCCATTATGGAAACATTGCCACAATTCCTGCATACTGTGTCGGCGACATATCCCACCACATCTCCCAGTCCACCTACAACATGTGTAAAGATGATGTGGTGATGGCTACGATTGAAGCGGTTACCGGTGTAATCGACAAGACCCTGCATGCAGCACTGCCTGACATTAAGAGCGGCTATCAGCTGCTTGATGTTGCGACCGGTGCGTCTGCAGTGGCAGCAGAGTATCTGCTGGAGATGGACGGATTCAACGCTCCCATGATCGTAGACCTGCTGACCAAACGTTATCACAATCTGGTAATGATTCGTCCGACCAGAGGCGCAGCAGCAGAACTGCACAACTGCGATTTCATGGACATGATCTATCGCGGATGGAAAATCCTCGACAAGGCGCAGCGTGTAAAGAACGGTTCAGGAAAACCGCTCGCCGCACGTTCGGGTGGAATGCTTATCGATCTGTCACCGATCCACGAGAATGAGGTTCTCATGAATCCGCAGCGCTATGCATACCCCGCATGCGCTATCACGGTGCGTGCGTCTGCACTGATGCGTATTGCAGACTATCCATGTCTGCTGACAAGCGAGCCGATTACGGCAACCATGATGACCAACATCATCGCACTTGACAAAGGAACCCCCGCAGCTCCGGCACGTGCCTGTAAGAGCTGCGCAACGGCGTGTCTGGTAGGCTCCCGCCACCAGTACTGCCAGTATCGTGAGGCTGTATAA
- a CDS encoding DUF357 domain-containing protein: MLIETYGEKYQTATAAAVVAVPTDTALGSTGAEILEMVSCYAYDGMVFYRKGDLVNAAASFAYGYGWLDAGCMLGFLSGTNSAGPDTITENIPETLREHLSEKTERYQRMLTEASRSIVTLPDAETPMYPAAEKIQITTSTELARGNEILLKHDEINALMHFSYGYGWLDCGVRSGLFGITGDRHLFTI; this comes from the coding sequence GTGCTGATAGAAACCTACGGCGAAAAATATCAGACCGCAACAGCTGCCGCAGTTGTTGCTGTCCCCACAGACACCGCGCTTGGATCAACCGGTGCTGAGATACTTGAGATGGTATCCTGCTATGCATATGACGGCATGGTCTTCTATCGCAAAGGAGATCTGGTGAATGCCGCTGCCTCCTTTGCCTACGGATACGGATGGCTCGATGCCGGATGCATGCTCGGTTTTTTGAGCGGCACAAATTCCGCAGGACCGGATACCATCACAGAAAATATACCGGAAACACTTCGTGAACACCTCTCCGAAAAAACCGAGCGTTATCAGCGGATGCTCACCGAAGCCTCGCGCAGCATAGTGACTCTCCCGGATGCGGAAACACCGATGTATCCGGCAGCCGAAAAAATTCAGATCACTACATCAACAGAACTTGCCCGCGGCAACGAAATTTTACTCAAGCATGATGAGATCAATGCCCTCATGCACTTCTCCTATGGATACGGATGGCTGGACTGTGGTGTACGTTCCGGCCTGTTTGGCATTACCGGTGATCGGCACCTGTTTACCATTTAA
- a CDS encoding ABC transporter ATP-binding protein, with translation MSDYDKVWVRVNHATKKFETRKGTVTALEDVNLEIHDGEFVCLLGPSGCGKTTLLRMISGLDIPTSGEITIDGKVVNGPSPKMTMVFQEYSLYPWRTVAENVGFGLEMTGVPAEQRKLEVEKQLKLVGLEAFADSYPYELSGGMRQRAAVARALATDPAVMLMDEPFGALDAQTRNKMQRELLNIWQATKKTILFVTHSVDEAVYLADRIVILTPRPGRVHEIDTISLSRPRDRTSVEFAQYRKKVLHMIEELETGNQNI, from the coding sequence ATGAGCGACTATGACAAAGTCTGGGTGCGGGTCAATCACGCAACAAAGAAGTTCGAGACGCGGAAAGGAACGGTTACTGCTCTTGAGGATGTGAATCTTGAGATTCATGACGGAGAGTTTGTCTGCCTTTTGGGTCCGTCCGGCTGCGGCAAGACGACACTGCTTCGGATGATCAGCGGTCTTGACATCCCAACATCCGGCGAGATCACAATCGATGGAAAAGTCGTGAACGGTCCTTCACCGAAGATGACAATGGTGTTTCAGGAGTACTCACTCTATCCCTGGCGTACGGTTGCCGAAAATGTGGGCTTCGGTCTTGAGATGACCGGAGTTCCTGCCGAGCAGCGGAAACTTGAGGTGGAGAAGCAGCTGAAGCTGGTGGGGCTTGAGGCATTTGCCGACAGTTATCCATATGAGCTTTCGGGAGGAATGCGTCAGCGTGCGGCTGTTGCGCGCGCTCTTGCAACTGATCCCGCGGTTATGCTGATGGACGAGCCGTTTGGCGCTCTTGATGCCCAGACCAGAAACAAGATGCAGCGTGAGCTTCTGAACATCTGGCAGGCGACAAAAAAGACGATTCTCTTTGTGACGCACAGCGTCGATGAGGCAGTTTATCTCGCCGACAGGATTGTAATTCTCACGCCGCGACCGGGCCGCGTGCATGAAATCGATACGATTTCCCTTTCGCGACCAAGAGATAGAACGAGTGTTGAGTTTGCCCAGTACCGTAAAAAAGTTCTGCATATGATTGAGGAACTGGAAACCGGCAATCAGAACATTTAA
- the rpiA gene encoding ribose-5-phosphate isomerase RpiA has protein sequence MSDPVVEAKRDAGIRAADMVKDGMVVGLGTGSTVFFAMERLGERIKSEGLHVLGVPTSNQTAMRAEEYGIPLTTLTQHPQLDLAIDGADQVDPKKRMIKGRGAAHLREKVVADAANQFVVVIDAGKEVAGLDAAVPIEVLPFAYGSVVRRLRELGGEPVMRNGVKKDGPVISDNGNYVIDCAFGAVADPAGLETAINAIPGVLGNGIFARMTEKTVVIVGGRK, from the coding sequence ATGAGTGATCCTGTAGTTGAGGCAAAGAGGGATGCCGGCATTCGCGCGGCAGATATGGTGAAAGATGGTATGGTTGTCGGCCTTGGTACCGGTTCAACGGTATTTTTTGCGATGGAGCGGCTTGGCGAACGAATTAAATCCGAGGGGCTGCATGTTCTTGGTGTGCCGACGTCAAACCAGACCGCGATGCGTGCTGAGGAGTATGGTATTCCGTTGACGACGCTGACGCAGCATCCACAGCTTGATCTGGCGATTGATGGCGCGGATCAGGTTGATCCAAAGAAGCGGATGATTAAGGGGCGCGGAGCTGCACATCTGCGGGAGAAGGTTGTGGCAGATGCGGCGAACCAGTTTGTTGTGGTGATTGATGCAGGAAAAGAGGTGGCGGGTCTTGATGCGGCAGTGCCGATCGAGGTTCTGCCGTTTGCGTACGGCAGTGTTGTTCGCAGACTTCGTGAACTGGGCGGCGAACCGGTTATGCGAAACGGAGTGAAAAAGGACGGGCCGGTTATCTCTGACAATGGAAACTATGTGATTGATTGTGCGTTCGGCGCGGTTGCCGATCCGGCAGGACTGGAGACTGCGATCAATGCTATTCCCGGCGTTTTGGGCAATGGTATTTTTGCCAGAATGACGGAGAAGACGGTTGTGATTGTGGGCGGCAGAAAATAA